TGATCTCCGAGCAGTACGATCAGCACGGCATCGAGGTCGTCACCGGACCTGCCGGTTCGATGACACTGTTCGACAGCAATCTGCTCCACGCGTCCGCGGGCAATATTTCGCCCGTACCTCGTGCGAACATCTTCGTGGTCTTCAACAGCGTCGACAATGCGCTCGCGCCGCCTTACTGCGGTGCTGCACCGAGACCGGAGTTTCTCGCCGCCCGCAGGTAGTCGATACTGCCCGGGCGATGTCAACTCACGTCGGTCGCATCACGGTGTGCGAGGTCCGAACATGGGCCGGGGCGCTCGACCAACAGGTGAGGTCGGTTCCTGCTGGTGGGGGTGTGGATCAGATACCTGTAGCGGATGATCTCGTGGTGGCTCTCACTCAATGCAACCCAGCGGGCGTCGTCTGAGAGGGGGTAGACCTGCCAGCGAGAGCCGACCGAAAACTGGCCGATCGAGCTCGGCGCTACGGCATCCGCAATCGATGCGACCGAGCGGTCGTTGTCCAGGGCGACGTCGATGTGAAACACCTCGACTCCGGCTCCTTGCCTGGCCGCCGGGCGGACGTGTCACCACCGCATGCAACGGTGTGTTCACCAGTGTCGGTACTGGGTGTAAGCGCACGAACAGGTACCGCGAGCATGCACCCAGCAGTACTGCGGCGAGGCCGCCCACGATGATCGTTGCCGGCCAGCGCAGCCATGGCTGCGCGCCGGTCGTGTCATGATCGGGTTCGCCGACGTCGAGCGCGAGTACAACAGCCAGGGAGGCCATGACCACTGCGGCGATCACGAGAAAGCTTGCGATCGAAGAGGTTTCGACGCGGTACGTGCGTGCTCGTTGAGTTGGCGTTGCGAGAGCGAGCTGCATGACGTTCTCCTCCTCGGTAGCATCTCGTGGACCTGTGCACTTTTTCCCTTTGGAGCAATTCACTTCGCAACATGGCACCTGAAGGTCGATCCGTGAGGAATACGGCGTCGATGGTGTGAGACGCTCCACGGGTGGTCATTGGCGTTGAGATTCTCGCGTGTGCGGGTGTCAGCGATACGGTGAAACAGACATCAACGGAAATACTGCACGGGTGGATCCTGTTCTGCCTCTGACCGATTGATCTCCGTTCGAAGGGATACGCACATGGTCGATACGTCGTCAATGTCGAATCGTGCGATGAGCGAGTGGATCAACGCGCATCCCGCCGAAACGACAACGGCGATCGTCCTGGTCGTGGTGGCGTTGGTGGTTCTTGCGGTCTGGACGATATCGAGATGACCCGCCCACGGCCGGAGCTGTGGATTGCGGTGACGGCATACCGGGCGATCAATGCTTGAGGACCGCTTTGAGGAACGTGCGCGTGCGGTCCTGGGTGGGGGAGTCGAAAATCTGTTCCGGTGGGCCCTCCTCGACGATCTTTCCGGCGTCGAAGACCAGTACTCGATCGGCGACATCGCGCGCGAACCCCATTTCGTGGGTGACGATGAGCATGGTGATGTCCGTGGTGGCAGCGATTGTTCGTAGTACGTCGAGGACGTCGGCGACCAATTCCGGATCGAGAGCCGAGGTGACTTCGTCAAGCAAGAGGATTTCGGGGTCCATGGCTAATGCTCGGGCTATGGCCACGCGTTGTTGTTGACCTCCCGACAGTGTGTTCGGGTGGGCGTGTTCTTTGTCGGCGAGCCCGACGAGGGCGAGGAGTTCACGGGCGCGGGCATCTGCTTCGGCCTTGCTTCGGCGCAGAACGTGTATTTGTGCTTCGGTGATATTTTCCAGGACAGTCATGTTCGGAAACAAGTTGAACTGTTGGAACACCATCCCGATTTTGGACCGAGCGGCGCGTAGGTGTCGTTCACCGGCGGGCACCAACTTGCCGTTTTTGATTTCGTGGGAGAACGGTTGGCCGTTGACACGTACGAGTCCGGAATCGATCTTCTCGAGTGTCATCAGGATCCGCAGTATGGTGGTCTTCCCCGATCCACTCGGCCCGATCAATGCGACGCGTTCCCCGCGCTCGATCGCGATGTCGAGGTGATCGAGCACGGTGTGCGTGCCGAATCGTTTGACCACGTGCTCGAACGAAATCGCCGAGCGGGTGTTCTCGTCAGTAGGCAAGACGTTTCTCCACTTGTCGGATGAGCACGGACGTGGGGTAGCTGGCGAGGAGGAAGATCATTCCTGCCATCGTGATCGGCTCCAGATATTGAAAGGTTCTTGCTCCGTATTGCTGTGCAGCGGTGACCAATTCGACCACCGTGATGGCGAAGAGGAACGGTGTGTCCTTGAACATGGAAATCGCGTAGTTTCCCAGCGCCGGTAGGGTGGCGCGTACCGCCTGCGGAAGAACCACAGCTCGCCACGTTCTCGTCGTCGGAAGAGACAGGGCTCGCGCAGCCTCCCATTGTCCGGCGGGAACCGCTTCGATTCCTGCGCGGTACACCTCGGCCATATACGTCGAATAGTGGACACCCAGAACCGCGATACCGATCTGCAGCGCGGAAAATTGCGGAAGCAAGTAGTACACGAACAGGAGTTGGACGACGAGCGGGGTCAGCCGGATGAACTCGGTGATCCAGCGCAGGGGAACTCGCACGTACGCAGGGCAGGTGCGGCGAGTGACCGCAATCACCAAACCGAGAACCGATGCGATTGCCATTCCGAGCACTGTCGCCAGCAAAGTGATCGTGAAGCCGTCGATCAGGAGCGGGAGTGCGTCAGCGGCGCGTTGCCAACTCCATTCGACGCTCATCGCCCCACTCCTACGAGTTCATCGCCTCGGTCGGGCTTGATGCTGAGTACTTCTCGCAGCGACGGCCCGAGACCGAGTCGGCGTTTGGCACGGATCTCGACCACGTTCATCACCAACGTCAACGCATACGCAAGAACGAAGTAGATGATCAGTCCCACGCCGAACGCGAAGATCGTGTCGCCGGTCCCGCGGCGCAGCTGCTCGATCTGATAAGTCAGGTCCTGAAGCAGGATGAAACTGGCCAGGGCGCTTCCTTTGAGGAGCTGTATCAGCAGGTTCGTCAGCGGAGGGACCATCTGTACCCAAGCCTGAGGGAAGAGGACCTTGCGTACCTGCAGCCACGGTGAGAAACCCAGGGCGATGCATGCTTCCTTCTGCGCGATCGGTACAGCCGCCATCGCTCCCCGAACCACCTCGGCGCCGTACGCGCCGTAGTTCAGACCGAGCGCCAGAACTCCGCACAACATCGGTTCGAGTTGATACCCGAACAACGGAAGTACGTAGAAAAGCCAGAACAGTTGTACGAGCAGGGAAGTGCCGCGGAAGAACTCGATCACCACCCGCGCCGGATACCTGATCCACCGACTGTGCGCACCTACGGCGTAGCCGAGGACGAGTGCGAGCCCGAAGGCCAAGGCTGCGCCGCCGAGAGTCAGTTCGGTGGTGACGACGACACCGCCGATGATACGAGGCCACGCCTCGACGAGAGCATCGAGATTCGTACTCACCGGGAACTACCGTCTATCTCAGGCGGTACCCGAGCACAGTTTGTCGGTGGTCAGTTCCGGGTCCGGGAGTTCCTTTTCCGTGAAACCGAAGGGACCGACGATCTCGAGATATTTCTGCGGGTCCGAGGTAATTTTCGCCAGTTCCGCGTTGTAGGCCTCGCGAAGTTCGGTGTCATCGGTACGGAAGACGGTCGCACCTGCCCCGACCTGCGGCTTTCCGTTGATCGTAGCGACGAAGGAATCGGTGACGTCGACGGCGGCGCCGGGGTTGTTGTTTTTCATCCAGTTCAACGAGATGGCGGTCAACGCGAACACGTCCGCACGGCCGGAGGTAACGGCGTCCATCCCGTCTTGCGGCGATGCCACCTGGACGGCGGGAATAGCCAACGTGTCGGCGTAGTCGGACTCGATCGCCCCCGTCATGGTGGCCAGTTTCGCACCGGATGCGGCGACCGATTCCATGTCCGTGAGGTTCTTCGGGTTGCCGGTGGGAACCATCAGCGCCGTCGTGTAGTTGAATTCGGGGTCGCCGAACGCGGCCTGCTCGCACCGTTTGGGAAGGATGGACATGCCGGCGCTCACGGCGTCGAAGCGGTTCGCCTGCAGTCCCGGGATCAAAGAGCCGAAGTCGGCGTTGACTCCTTCGACCGTGTCGATGCCCAACCGGGAGAATATTTCGCGGTGCAACGCCACGGTTGCGCCGGTGAGCTGGCCGTTCTCCTCGAAGCTGTACGGGGCTTCACCCGCAAAACCGACCGTGATCGCGCCTTTGTCCTGCAAGGACTGCAGATGATCGGCACTGTCGGTGTTATCGGTCGAAGTGCACCCCGTGACGGCAGTCAAAATCATCGCACCACTGGCCAGTGCGAGCGACGATCGTCGCACAGATGTGCCGCGAAAGTGCATACGTGTCATGAATCGAGCCTTCCCGTTGTGCCGAGGTCCGTTGCGCCCAGGTCGGTGTTTCTCGTGACGCCGTTGCCGCCGATCGAGCATTGTGCACTGCTGCTCGACGGAGACAGGCGATCTTCGGTTCGAACCTAACACGGGCCGTGCATCGGGCCCCACGGCCGCCGTAGTTCACATCCATTCCGTCCAAATGCTGTTCCCGGCAACGATGTTGACCGCGAAGGGACATGCGATGGGTGACAATGTCACAGTCGGATATCGATTTGAGCTGTACGAAAATCGGGCATACCTGCGCAAACGTCGGACGCGTGCGCCTCAGAGCGCGTTTCCTCGGTTCACACCGACCGTCAAACGTGGTTGCATGATCGCCAGTCCGAGGGGCGCAGCGCCAACCTTCTGCGCTCCCGAAGCACCTGCATGAGCGCAAGGAAACGATGAGAGCGAACGCGATCGACATGTCCACACCGCACAGGCCAACCGAACCCGACCCCGTGATCGACTGGGTGTGGGAGGACGGGCAGTTGCACGGTCGTACCGCTGACGGACTCATTAGCGTGAGTGCGAATCTTCAACGTGCTCAATGGACCTGGGGTGCTTACACCCTCTTCGCCGAACAGCTCGACGAACAGGTGTGGTTGACCTTCGACAAGGTCGTCGACGAAGTGGGGCGTCTCGGTGTTCCTCATACGAGCGCAGTGGAGGTCTTTTCGCCCTGGATGGGTCGGGCGGCGACACCGCTGCGGGCACTGAATTCGGCATTGACCAAGGAGAAGCTGTCGGCACTGCCTACTGAAGCCCAGGTTCCCTCTGTTGCCTATTCAGTTGTCGCGCAAGCTGTTCGAATTTTCGAGAACCCGCGAGATGGGGTTCCGGCGGTACGAGAATAGCCGCACACCGAGGATAACTGTGAGACCGCCACCGCTGACCGATCGACAACGCCGCCTCGGGGTCGTCAACGCCCAACACGCCCGCCGTACGCGTGCACGAATGCTTCAACAACTCAAATGCAGCGAAATCGATGTACGCGATATTCTCGATGCCGCAGGTCGTGACGAGATCATCGCCCGCATCAAAGTCGTGGACCTGATGAAATCGCTGCCCGGCGTGGGACCTGTTGGCGCACAGCATATGCTGGAGGGTATTGGAATTGACAGTGCACGCCGCCTCGGAGGTCTTCGCGCGCGGCAGCGGCAGCAACTGATCGATGCTACCGCTTACCCGATCCAGTGGCGCAAGAAATTTCGGTCATGAACCGGTGATTCCCCCGATGCCGTTGTGGTAGCCGAATTCAATCGGTCGACTGATATACGTCGGGGATACCGTCACCGTCGTCGTCGCGCGCCTCGTTCTCGGCGATGATCCGGTATGCGCGGTTACGCAGACGAAGCACGATCGACGCCAACAGAGCAGCCAGAACGGAGCCGGCGAGAACACCGATCTTGACATGGTCATCGCGCACAGAGCCGGCACCGAAGGCGAGATCGCCGATCAACAACGAGACCGTGAAGCCGATGCCCGCCAGAATCGCCACCCCGAAGACGTCGATCCAGGACAAACCTTCATCGAGTACGGCCCGGGTGAACCTGGAGAGAAGGTAGGTCGTGCCGAACACTCCGACCGTTTTGCCGACCACTAATCCTGCAATAATGCCCAGCGCAACGGAATCGGTCAGAGCACTGGTCAGTCCGGATATTCCGCCGACTGTGACTCCGGCCGCGAAGAACGCGAACACCGGTACCGCGAAACCCGCCGAGACAGGTCTGATGCGGCGTTCGAAGTGTTCCGCCAAGCCCGGTCCCGCATCCGGGCCCCCGGCAGCCCTGCTGCGAACGACTGGGACTGCGAACCCGAGGAGCACTCCGGCCACGGTGGCATGGATACCGGATTCGTGTACCAGTACCCAGGTCGCGGCGGCGAGCGGTAGGAGAACCCACCACGACCGCACCTTCTTCTGCACTGCCACGGTGAACAAAGTCAGCGGAATCAGGGCTGCCCCCAACATCGCGACATCGAGATCGTCGGTGTAGAAGATCGCGATGACAGTGATGGCGAGAAGATCGTCCACCACAGCCAAGGTCAACAGAAATGTTCTCAGGGACGAGGGAAGGTGCGTGCTCACCACTGCCAACACCGCGACGGCGAACGCGATGTCGGTTGCTGTCGGGATGGCCCACCCGGACAGCGCCCCGTCCCCGGTCCGAAGGTTGACCAGGACGAAGATGAGTGCCGGCATGAGCATGCCGCCGACCGCGGCCGCTATCGGAAGCGCTGCGCGGGCAGGATCACGCAGATCGCCGGCGACGAACTCACGTTTGAGTTCGAGCCCGACCACGAAGAAGAAGATCGCCAATAGTCCATCTGCTGCCCAGGTCTCCAACGGCAGATTCAACCCCAATACGCTGGGGCCGATCCGGAATTCGGAGAGTGCGTCGTAGGCGTTCGACCACGGCGAATTCGCCCAGACGAGCGCCACGACCGTGGCCGCCAGCAACAGAGCGCCTCCGACGGTTTCTCCGCGCAACAGGGCAGCGATACGCGCCGTTTCGGTCCAGGAGCCACGTGCGAAGAGCGCCCGCTTGCCGGCAGGAGGGCGGGGCGGCTGTTGCGTCATGGGTGCAGCCTGCTTTCGGTGGGCACTGGCGAGAGCACTCTCTCGTTTCCCAGCTGGAGAGTTAGACGGTCTCGTCGCGGCCGTTTGCCTGGGCGTGTCCTTCTGCTGATTGCGCGAATTCGGGGGTATCGAAGATTTCGCCGCCGAGCGGATCGTCGAGTACTCCGTTGCCGGAGTATGCGATCGCACCGGTCGCCGGGTTCACGTCGATGGAGTGCGAGGACACCTCGTGTACTGCGAGCACGAGATGCTCGTCGGTGTCCTGCTTCGGAAGATCCCGGGTCGAGGGAGCAAGGCCGGCGAAGGTGGCCGAGATGCCGCTGTGGTGGCGTTTTCCGCGGGCTTTCTCTGTCGGCAGCGGTTCCTCGCCGGTGGTGGCGCCCGAACCGTGTGAGGAGACGCGCAGGTATCGCGGGGTGGTGGCCACGTCGTAGCGGAATGCTTTGAGCATGGATACGCATGCGAGTACCAACACGATGGAGAAGGGCACCGCGGTCGCTATCGACGCGGTTTGCAGCGCTGTCAACGAGCCACTTCCGCCGACGAGGAGTAGCACCGCTGCGGCCACTCCCTCGAGCACCGACCAGTAGACCCGTGTGATCTTCGGTGTCTCCAAATCGCCGCCGGTGGAGAGGATGTCGATGACCAGAGAGCCGGAGTCGGAGGAGGTGACGAAGAAGAACACCACCACTGCGATGGCGAGGACACTGGTCACCGTGGACAAGGGAAGACCGTCGAGAAGATGGAACAAGGTCGTGTTGGTGTCGACTGCCCCGTCCGCTGTGAGCATGTCGCCGTCGTTGCGCTGACGCAGGATGCCGGAGTCCCCGAAGATCGTGAACCACAGAGATCCGATGACAGTGGGGGCGAGCAGTACGCCGAAAACGAATTCGCGGATGGTGCGCCCGCGCGAGATGCGCGCGATGAACATGCCGACGAACGGTGCCCAGCTCATCCACCAGCCCCAGTAGAAGATCGTCCACGCTCCAGCCCAACCGTCTTCGGCGAACGGAGACGTGCGCAGCATCAGCTCAGGCAAAGCCTGGACATATCCACCGAGGTTCTGCACCCAGGACTGCATCAGAAACAGGGTCGGGCCGAGTACGAGGACGAAGATCGCGAGACTCGCGGCGAGAACCATGTTGATGTTCGAGAGCCACTTGAGGCCCTTGGAGACTCCGGAGACAACGGAGAACGTGGCCAGGCCGGTGACACAGGTGATCAGGACGACTGTCAGCACGTTTCCGGTCTCCACCCAGCCGAGGTAGTCCAGGCCGGCCGAAATCTGTTGTACGCCGAAACCGAGCGAGGTCGCGACACCGAACAACGTGCCGATGATCGCGATCGCGTCGATCGTATGCCCGATACCGCCTTCGATGCGAGCGCGTCCGAGGAGCGGTTCGAGCAGCCAACGGATCGAGAGCGGGCGACCCTTTCGGTAGGTCATGTACGCCAGACCCAGACCCACGACGACGTAGATGGCCCATGCGTGCAGACCCCAGTGGAACAGGGTCAGTTCCATCGCTTGATTGGCCGCGGCGTCCGTGGATCCAGCGACCCCGCCCGCGACCGGCGGGTTCACGTAATGCGAAAGCGGTTCTGCCACTCCGTAGAACACCAGGCCGATACCCATACCGGCGCTGAAGAGCATCGCGAACCACGAGAGCATCCCGAACTCGGGCTGCTCGTCGTCACGTCCCAACCGGATGTTGCCGACACGGCTGACGCCGCAGTACAGCGCGAAAATCACGAAACCGGTGGCGGTGAGGATGTACCACCATCCGACGCCGTCGCTGATCGCTGAATTCAGGGATCCGAACGCATCTTCCGCGGTACCTGCATAGACCACCGAAAACACGATCATGGCCACGATGACGATTGACGCGGGAACGAAAACCGGTTTTCGGATTCCCTGCCACGCTTCTTTCAGTGCGCTCACGTGTCCTCCTCAGGAAGCCACCACATCGGACGATCACGGCACGAACACAACACCCGCAGGAGCCGTGTATCGCGCTCACCCGACATGGCGACGGATGTCGACTAGTAGGCGTGCTCGAGCTTGTCCGACCGTAGAGGCTGGTACGG
The sequence above is drawn from the Rhodococcus qingshengii JCM 15477 genome and encodes:
- the mihF gene encoding integration host factor, actinobacterial type produces the protein MGFRRYENSRTPRITVRPPPLTDRQRRLGVVNAQHARRTRARMLQQLKCSEIDVRDILDAAGRDEIIARIKVVDLMKSLPGVGPVGAQHMLEGIGIDSARRLGGLRARQRQQLIDATAYPIQWRKKFRS
- a CDS encoding BCCT family transporter, translated to MSALKEAWQGIRKPVFVPASIVIVAMIVFSVVYAGTAEDAFGSLNSAISDGVGWWYILTATGFVIFALYCGVSRVGNIRLGRDDEQPEFGMLSWFAMLFSAGMGIGLVFYGVAEPLSHYVNPPVAGGVAGSTDAAANQAMELTLFHWGLHAWAIYVVVGLGLAYMTYRKGRPLSIRWLLEPLLGRARIEGGIGHTIDAIAIIGTLFGVATSLGFGVQQISAGLDYLGWVETGNVLTVVLITCVTGLATFSVVSGVSKGLKWLSNINMVLAASLAIFVLVLGPTLFLMQSWVQNLGGYVQALPELMLRTSPFAEDGWAGAWTIFYWGWWMSWAPFVGMFIARISRGRTIREFVFGVLLAPTVIGSLWFTIFGDSGILRQRNDGDMLTADGAVDTNTTLFHLLDGLPLSTVTSVLAIAVVVFFFVTSSDSGSLVIDILSTGGDLETPKITRVYWSVLEGVAAAVLLLVGGSGSLTALQTASIATAVPFSIVLVLACVSMLKAFRYDVATTPRYLRVSSHGSGATTGEEPLPTEKARGKRHHSGISATFAGLAPSTRDLPKQDTDEHLVLAVHEVSSHSIDVNPATGAIAYSGNGVLDDPLGGEIFDTPEFAQSAEGHAQANGRDETV
- the ehuC gene encoding ectoine/hydroxyectoine ABC transporter permease subunit EhuC, coding for MSTNLDALVEAWPRIIGGVVVTTELTLGGAALAFGLALVLGYAVGAHSRWIRYPARVVIEFFRGTSLLVQLFWLFYVLPLFGYQLEPMLCGVLALGLNYGAYGAEVVRGAMAAVPIAQKEACIALGFSPWLQVRKVLFPQAWVQMVPPLTNLLIQLLKGSALASFILLQDLTYQIEQLRRGTGDTIFAFGVGLIIYFVLAYALTLVMNVVEIRAKRRLGLGPSLREVLSIKPDRGDELVGVGR
- the ehuD gene encoding ectoine/hydroxyectoine ABC transporter permease subunit EhuD: MSVEWSWQRAADALPLLIDGFTITLLATVLGMAIASVLGLVIAVTRRTCPAYVRVPLRWITEFIRLTPLVVQLLFVYYLLPQFSALQIGIAVLGVHYSTYMAEVYRAGIEAVPAGQWEAARALSLPTTRTWRAVVLPQAVRATLPALGNYAISMFKDTPFLFAITVVELVTAAQQYGARTFQYLEPITMAGMIFLLASYPTSVLIRQVEKRLAY
- the nhaA gene encoding Na+/H+ antiporter NhaA; the encoded protein is MTQQPPRPPAGKRALFARGSWTETARIAALLRGETVGGALLLAATVVALVWANSPWSNAYDALSEFRIGPSVLGLNLPLETWAADGLLAIFFFVVGLELKREFVAGDLRDPARAALPIAAAVGGMLMPALIFVLVNLRTGDGALSGWAIPTATDIAFAVAVLAVVSTHLPSSLRTFLLTLAVVDDLLAITVIAIFYTDDLDVAMLGAALIPLTLFTVAVQKKVRSWWVLLPLAAATWVLVHESGIHATVAGVLLGFAVPVVRSRAAGGPDAGPGLAEHFERRIRPVSAGFAVPVFAFFAAGVTVGGISGLTSALTDSVALGIIAGLVVGKTVGVFGTTYLLSRFTRAVLDEGLSWIDVFGVAILAGIGFTVSLLIGDLAFGAGSVRDDHVKIGVLAGSVLAALLASIVLRLRNRAYRIIAENEARDDDGDGIPDVYQSTD
- the ehuA gene encoding ectoine/hydroxyectoine ABC transporter ATP-binding protein EhuA; this encodes MPTDENTRSAISFEHVVKRFGTHTVLDHLDIAIERGERVALIGPSGSGKTTILRILMTLEKIDSGLVRVNGQPFSHEIKNGKLVPAGERHLRAARSKIGMVFQQFNLFPNMTVLENITEAQIHVLRRSKAEADARARELLALVGLADKEHAHPNTLSGGQQQRVAIARALAMDPEILLLDEVTSALDPELVADVLDVLRTIAATTDITMLIVTHEMGFARDVADRVLVFDAGKIVEEGPPEQIFDSPTQDRTRTFLKAVLKH
- the ehuB gene encoding ectoine/hydroxyectoine ABC transporter substrate-binding protein EhuB, whose amino-acid sequence is MILTAVTGCTSTDNTDSADHLQSLQDKGAITVGFAGEAPYSFEENGQLTGATVALHREIFSRLGIDTVEGVNADFGSLIPGLQANRFDAVSAGMSILPKRCEQAAFGDPEFNYTTALMVPTGNPKNLTDMESVAASGAKLATMTGAIESDYADTLAIPAVQVASPQDGMDAVTSGRADVFALTAISLNWMKNNNPGAAVDVTDSFVATINGKPQVGAGATVFRTDDTELREAYNAELAKITSDPQKYLEIVGPFGFTEKELPDPELTTDKLCSGTA